ccacacaagattttctcctgtgtcgtgggtgcgtttacaaacatacaagttcacatacacatgacacccagacccgaaacaacaatttgtggatcacacaaaacgTTGAATCGAACacgctatacgttgcgcggcagccagttgcccagccaccgcgccaaccgtgcagtcaaccaACCTTTTTTGTTggccctgggaaaaatactttatgtatcgagTAGCCTACTAAAAACCCCAGGAACACACCTGGGTCACCAGGAGTGAAGGGTCTGGCAGACAAGTTGAACCTTTAGTCAActaattttaactttgttttttcCAGAACACACACCGCTGTgccccctagatggggcagagggcgtccactGAAGTTTTGAGCTCCATCGCGATCTGTCTTGAGCTTCGCGCatcacctcgctccacgtcacACTGGGGATGCCAGACCCAGGCGGATCATTTCCTGGACATTTCTAGGGCCACGAACAGAATCTGAGTTTTGATGTCCCATCCGAGACTAAACTGTAAAACTAGGAatcaagtaggtacctagaactcaccctttttttatgaaacaacatgtaaacgagcagacgtatcacctgatggtaagcaatcgccgccgcccatatggacacttgaaacaccagagacgttacaagtgcgttgccggctttttgggggttaagaatataagggttattgttcgggaatcggggattgggaagattgggaaggggggcattgggcctccggtgacctcacttacacaacgaaacacaacgcaagcgttgtttcatgtcggttttctgtgaggccgtggtatcactccggtcgagccggcccattcgtgccgaagcatgtctctcccacacttttcgCCCCTCAACTCAGGCAGCGCGACTTGTGAGCACGTTACGTTTGCAGccatagtattgtatttttgtaaaataaaactatttctttttaaattccaggacatcaaagtaaaattactggacaCGGGACAGCACACAACATTCCGGGACAATCGCTGAAAATCCCGGCCATCTGGCATCTCTACGTCACACCGATCCTCGTCGCTTCTGCCAGTGCAGCACCAGGCAGCACCAGGTTAGCTGAGGACGGCCACGCTTTCTTTTAAGAAGACTTCCACCATattgactgactgacatttgactgcacggttggcgcggtggctgggcaactggctgccgtgcaatgtgtagcggaacggagcaactctttgtgtgatccacatattgttgtttcgggtctaggtgtcatgtgtatgtgaacttgtatgtttgtaaacgcacccacgacacaggagaaaatcctgatgaggggcaacgtatttttttaaatttaaattgaaaaaaaaatattgacattattGTTCGCATCAACTTATTTCACATTCACACGCCGTTACTATGAACGCGAAGGAATATAAAAAGCGTCCAGGAACATCGGGCATTCAAGGGCAACTATATGAAACGAAACTCCTTAGTCTCATTAACTTTAGAGCTTTACACAACGACACAACGGAAAACTTCCATCTCGCAACAAACATTGATGAAATCGGCACATTTGACGATATCTGCCTAAGAATCAAAGCATCTGAATACGATAAACCTATAGCTGTATTTATCCAAGCAAAACATCGTGAAAACGATAAACTATTCACTTTTAGCAACAAGAATGATTTAGCTAAATATTTCGACAGTTATCTGAGAATCAGACATCTGTTCAGTCCTGCGAATAAGAGCCCGATTTTTGGTGGTAAATACGAAGATGTTGAATGTTTTTTTGCTATGTACACTACTGCAAAAGATGATAATAGGACTGAGTTATATGACGGAGAATTTGCTGATTATTTAAATGAACTTATAGGAACAGGAGATGCTTGCCTACAACCTGTTTATGAAGATGAGCATTTAGATTTTCTATGCAAGATCGTAATGAAAGAAGAAATAGTTAGCTTAGCGCTTAATATAGCTAAGTTTATAACTGAACAAGGTAACACAGAGCTATCACTGAACAATGATTTGATACTACGCTATCATGTGTTGCTAGCTCATAATGTTTTTGAAGTATCGGAAATTCAAACTGAAGGCTATCGAATTGTGCAATTTAGAGAAGAATTCTTCGATTCTAAAAACGAATTTGTTGTTCTATTTAAAAACTTGCTATGCTTGGAAGTTTTAAAGAGAAATAGAACACAAACCAATGATGATAATACGGTTAATGCAGATTCTATTCTATCAGACTTTCTAGCCGAACCTAAGGAAGaattactaacaaaattaataggCGAAGTTATAACATACAAGGATGATAAGTTACAATTCATCAACAAAACTACTAAAGATGATTTAAAACGCAAACttgataaattaaatgtacCACAAGCTGTTGTTTTTAATGCAGCTGTGATTGGAGCTAAAGAATACTTACAAACCCTTAAACTGAAGGTACCAGCTCTTTTTGGCAACAAAGACTTAGCCATAAGAGGTAATGATGCGAAAATAGACAAAAGACTAACACATTTAACGACAAAATTCGTGGAAATATTGGAAAATGTGAAGGCAGATAATGTAGTGACGATTGATGAAAGTCTTGGTGATGGATTTCTGCAGCTAAATGGAGGATTATCATCAGCTGTCGGTAATATATTAGTGTTTGATGATGATACAACACTTCTAAGATTCACAGATGATTACGATGCTCTAGGTGACATAGCCAAGAGATGgtataacaaattaaaagagaaaatcGACAATCTAAATGAATATAAACTAGACGTTAAAGTGAAAAAGTTTCCAAAACTCTCTTTCAAAAGAGGTGAATACGATGTGAGTTTAGTAAGAGATTTTTACAACAGATTACTCTTTTtcaccaaccaatcagatcagTGTGGAGTAGAAGATATACTAAAGAGAGAAATAGAAGAACATCCGTGCAATGACGTCCACAATTTCAGAGTGAGATCCGACGTAATATTTCTGAGGTACCACGATGAAATACAGAAACTATGGATGACTCCAAAAGTGGGATCATATTTGACGAAAAAGAGCAAAATATATGACAATGCTGTTGCAAACGCTATGAGTGAACCTTTAATTGGAGTTTTAAACACGGTGCatagatttaaaaacaaagattaTGTATTCAAAGAAGCATCTCTGAAGATATTCTCAGAACGTGATGTTACAGGAGCCGTTATAGCATCAAGAAGCCCAGTACTAACAGTAGTCAAATTGCAACAGTGTTTAGGCAAAAGGGATCATACTGTATTAGATTTAGAATACATTTTCAAACTCCCTCTCAAGAGTTATACGATGTTTTGCAAGGAATTAACTGGTTGTAAGGATAAAGTCATTATAATTCTATCGAATCGTATACAAAGCTTTAGAAGTTTTAACAAGAAGTTAGAAAATATAGTAAAGGCTGTGAATGGTAAACCAATTGTTATAGTTGTTGATAAGCCTTCAATAGAAACTATAATGGAATATTTCCCACAAGTTAATGATACGGTAAATGACGACCCAATCTCTCTCATAGATCTGACAGATGAATCTCAAAAAAAGGTCCTAGAAGCTGCTAAAGCGAAGTTTCAAGGTTTAGATGTCAATTTAGATTTAATAATAGATACAGAATCTGCTAAATTAATAGATGAAACtgtactaaataatattattgatggTAAAGTTATTGAAATAGGAAATACAATCATAGATTGCAACTATGAAAAGAATAAAGAGTTTTATATAGACAGGAGAGTGAGTCGGAAAGAGAAGCAAGAAGAAGAGACAGTAGAAGTAAAAGAAGTATTGACACAAACTCTATATGACTTACACGACGATGTTGTTCTAATAACAGCCTTACCAGGTATGGGCAAGTCCACTTTAATGACTCATTTATCGTTGAAAACAAAGGAAATAAACCCTAAACTGTGGGTATTAAGGATCAATTTGCTGGAGCATACAAAGGTTTTGAGTGATTGGAAAGATGGTGGAACTGATATAAATATGCTTGAGAGTTTGAAATTCATGTGTGACGTAGCCGTTTGTAAGGATAACGAAGAATTTAATCAAGATGACGATTTCAAAATTGAACTAGAAGAAGTACTTGGAACGGTAAACTTGAAAAACTGGAACGGAGACAGTATTACagaatttaaacttaaattatttctcCATTACTACAACACACAGGATTTGATCTTCATTTTCGATGGTTTCGATGAAATATTTCCACACTACGCCGATCAAGCGTTAGCATTAGTGAAATCAGTTAGGGATTATACGAAAAAACATAAGATTTGGATCACAAGTCGTTCATTTAACGACATAAAATCTATCTTGGAAGCGGAATTTGGACCTTCGTATGAGATCGAGCATTTTACTCGGCTGGAGCAAGACAGTTATCTATTCACGTATTGGCAATCGAAATTGCAGTTTAAAAAGCTGAATAGCGATCAGTTACAGAATGTGAATAGTTTTGTTCAGTTCATACAGAAGCATTTGCCGACAGGAGACTTTTGCCTGCACAGCAAAATTCAACACACAACATATTTTAAAGTGTACCTTAATTTTTTGGAATATTTGAAAAAGCAATCAATAGCCACCGGCATTGAATTCTCTTATGACGATTATAATCATCACATGCTTAAATTCGACTCAAGAAAAAGTGTTATATCATATTTTAACAATGATTTGATTGCACCTCCCCTGCATCTTTATTTACTGGCCGAATATTTccttaacaaaattaaaaatgtcgacaacaatgaaaacaaatgGGATTTTTATATAACAGGCTATATTTTCTACGAATACTACACTGAAACTAAGCTTAAAAGGATTAGGTTTCAAGAGAAGAACAAAATTGATGTGTATAAGCCTGATAATAAGGTTGCTTATGAAAGAGAAAGGTTAGAATGCATTGATAAGCATAAAAAATTGGGCGCTTATGCCATATTTTACCCTAAAATCAGCATATTTGAAGCAGCAGAACTTGATGAAATAAGAATAATGATAGAGGATTTGAAAGATGGAAGGGATAAAACCGGTTTGATTCGGACTGTAGCAGACAATATACCAATATTCGTACATATGTCGTTTGCTGAGTATTTCGCAGTAGAATACATTTGTGATCAACTTAAGTCAAAAGACACAGAAGAGATGCAAGAGTTACTATGGCGATTCATTATCAATGTTATGTTCTGCCGATGCGACATGAACATTTTCGACATATTTATCACGAAATATAAAATGGATTCTCAGTTGATTGAAATAGCGGAGCGGCATAAGACCATGATTTGTCAATTGATGTATGAATTACGAAATTTCGGTATGGTTACTAGATGGTCAGATTATGAAAGGGTAGACAAAATAAGTCGCGGTATTGATTACACGAATACGGATAGATGTGTTTTGCTCACTGTAACTTATTCCACATTACTGGAATCTGGAGAGGTTGACGAGAGTTCGTGCCTGGACTTTGAGAGATTCTTCAAATTCTTCTATTTAGTTCCCAGCAGCAATGAGGCGTCTGGTTTAGTTGCTGTAAGAGTTTGATACCTTATTTTtctcgaagctacactttggaacgagcacctagcttcactgacagacagagtgacggacaattcaatttgatctttcaaaagtgcctaatttaggattaattgaaatagattgattttgactttgctGACGggaggaaaccttcaaaaggcgtctagctttttgaggaaaaaactagggagtgtgggatttttacctcccCGGTGGTCACCATCTACACCTAAAGGAGGTaccgagtcctcttagtagaccaaccccggagacctcatggtgcaacgcctgttatggcactTCTTTAAACTACTCTGTGCAGTGTAGTCTGCCTTTAACATAATATGGATCTGCCTGATGGCGTAGACCAGACCCTACATAACTGACCCTGCTTTTGTAACAATGTAAAATCATGAGCCTATGAGCCTTGTgtggcaagagggagtgtcagacttactgacacACCAATGTATTCTAATCAGCcgttaaatattgtaataatctaataataaataatcttctaattaaatattgattattttaaacacgattgttttatttattagtccacACCTGCTTTAATTTTTCAGCCGACAAAAAAGGAGGGTCTCAGTATGACGCAAACCTTTGGGTGTATTACCGGATACCTACATTTCGGGGAATCTGCGTGGGAGTTGCACAATCTAATCCCCCTAGCCCGTTTCACCATCGTAGTACTAGACAGACAGAAAGGCACCACACAGAAAGGAAACATTTTGCTCCGAGTTTCGTTGTGCGAACCGCTAAGGAATGGTACTTTTTGCTGAAGTCTattgtccaaatactcaaacgctgcTCAATAgcgatgatgactgggtcaaaaataaattataattacaacttttcaatacaataaaatattcaaaaatagtCACACTctcatttataaattttattaactacttaatttacgattttttctagctaaatttctagaaataagtctgctatttgacgacaaaaacttatgacgtcataatagagtatttcatacaaaattcatagaaaatatcgtttttgacgtttcgaaaaaagtattgaatttgactagtaggaaacatgcctattttAAGACGCTatcaagactagttctgtcactactaattctttataaaatgacagagatagcacgatatatAAATATAACCTAAAATTTGAGTAGGTATTCGGGCGTATGTTTCCTACAAAATACAACTTGATATCTTCAAGCCCTAAGTGAACAGATTGCTCCTAGGAAGGTGTGctccatccggagctgcggactacctagcgggtttaccggggctccggctcgaaaagcaggagaaggaacggggtggtttttagtcagtaagagtctgacggaAGTGTCAGAACAACACTCGCCTCACTTGGGTGACCCGCCTTGGGGTGGGAGAAGTGATTGCATGAATTCCACCCCTTACAAAAAGGACACttacttgactgcctcgttggccgagtggttgcaagtgcgactgccgggaaaggggtctcgggttcgattcccgggtcgggcgaagtatagctgggcttttttcggtttttcgaaaatttctcagtagtagcaccgagtctgaaaatgtgcccggtatatggcaataggctcaccacatagTACATGGgagaacataaaataaaattgtgaaatgtggatgtacattgccattatgtgccataatgtgcacctctgcctatcccttcggggattaaaagcgtgacgttataatatgactgcacggttggggtggtggctgggcaattggctgccgcgcaacgggtagcgggttcgattcccgcacggagcaactctttgtgtgatccacaaattgttgtttcgggtctgggtgtcatgtgtatgtgaacttgtatgtttgtaaacgcacacacgacacaggagaaaatcctagtgtggggcaacgttttaaaaaaaaagaaaaataaataaataaaaaaggacactttttattatttcgcGGGAACGCGGAAGAAGTCGCTGGcaaaaaccaatttatttatatgttttttttttgtttcacgGTCGTAACCTCGTCAGGTGTGAAAATCCATAAATTCTTTACTCCCACACTATGTGTCGTGTAGCAATAGTAATGACAGAGTACACTACGTTTGTCACCAGCTCTACTCTTACCGCGGGTGTCGTATAACCCACTAAAagtaagcgtctacaggcccgcattgtacgcattccgtatgacgtcatcagtacgcatcgcatgtaagcattgccgatgatgcggtccgtacgatgcggatcagtggacgcagttgtatgagtttctatacaagacaaactaaaatccgttgcgtgcgatgcgtacgatgcgggcctgtggaccgggcagcagcgctctctgataattATGGCAACTGTTGCCCGATTTCCAAAAATCattcacttctcccgccttggccgaggcgagagggagtgtcagactcttactgactaaaaacca
This is a stretch of genomic DNA from Spodoptera frugiperda isolate SF20-4 chromosome 24, AGI-APGP_CSIRO_Sfru_2.0, whole genome shotgun sequence. It encodes these proteins:
- the LOC126912238 gene encoding uncharacterized protein LOC126912238, with the translated sequence MNAKEYKKRPGTSGIQGQLYETKLLSLINFRALHNDTTENFHLATNIDEIGTFDDICLRIKASEYDKPIAVFIQAKHRENDKLFTFSNKNDLAKYFDSYLRIRHLFSPANKSPIFGGKYEDVECFFAMYTTAKDDNRTELYDGEFADYLNELIGTGDACLQPVYEDEHLDFLCKIVMKEEIVSLALNIAKFITEQGNTELSLNNDLILRYHVLLAHNVFEVSEIQTEGYRIVQFREEFFDSKNEFVVLFKNLLCLEVLKRNRTQTNDDNTVNADSILSDFLAEPKEELLTKLIGEVITYKDDKLQFINKTTKDDLKRKLDKLNVPQAVVFNAAVIGAKEYLQTLKLKVPALFGNKDLAIRGNDAKIDKRLTHLTTKFVEILENVKADNVVTIDESLGDGFLQLNGGLSSAVGNILVFDDDTTLLRFTDDYDALGDIAKRWYNKLKEKIDNLNEYKLDVKVKKFPKLSFKRGEYDVSLVRDFYNRLLFFTNQSDQCGVEDILKREIEEHPCNDVHNFRVRSDVIFLRYHDEIQKLWMTPKVGSYLTKKSKIYDNAVANAMSEPLIGVLNTVHRFKNKDYVFKEASLKIFSERDVTGAVIASRSPVLTVVKLQQCLGKRDHTVLDLEYIFKLPLKSYTMFCKELTGCKDKVIIILSNRIQSFRSFNKKLENIVKAVNGKPIVIVVDKPSIETIMEYFPQVNDTVNDDPISLIDLTDESQKKVLEAAKAKFQGLDVNLDLIIDTESAKLIDETVLNNIIDGKVIEIGNTIIDCNYEKNKEFYIDRRVSRKEKQEEETVEVKEVLTQTLYDLHDDVVLITALPGMGKSTLMTHLSLKTKEINPKLWVLRINLLEHTKVLSDWKDGGTDINMLESLKFMCDVAVCKDNEEFNQDDDFKIELEEVLGTVNLKNWNGDSITEFKLKLFLHYYNTQDLIFIFDGFDEIFPHYADQALALVKSVRDYTKKHKIWITSRSFNDIKSILEAEFGPSYEIEHFTRLEQDSYLFTYWQSKLQFKKLNSDQLQNVNSFVQFIQKHLPTGDFCLHSKIQHTTYFKVYLNFLEYLKKQSIATGIEFSYDDYNHHMLKFDSRKSVISYFNNDLIAPPLHLYLLAEYFLNKIKNVDNNENKWDFYITGYIFYEYYTETKLKRIRFQEKNKIDVYKPDNKVAYERERLECIDKHKKLGAYAIFYPKISIFEAAELDEIRIMIEDLKDGRDKTGLIRTVADNIPIFVHMSFAEYFAVEYICDQLKSKDTEEMQELLWRFIINVMFCRCDMNIFDIFITKYKMDSQLIEIAERHKTMICQLMYELRNFGMVTRWSDYERVDKISRGIDYTNTDRCVLLTVTYSTLLESGEVDESSCLDFERFFKFFYLVPSSNEASGLVAVRV